A window from Treponema sp. J25 encodes these proteins:
- a CDS encoding sugar ABC transporter permease has translation MHNPLPLDGTGEKKVVRTAVLFMGLAHLLWLRDTVKGLLFAAVEIFYIFMIPSIGKKLIDLVTLGSPQPELPIKMRDNSIFMLIDGILTIVALIVFFSLYVISVRSARQGYREYCRKKRPMNMGESFSNILSKAFPVIGLTPSFLLILVLVVVPLIFSASVAFTNYSAPDNIPPNNTVDWVGLANFKTLLGGEASWTSGFVRVATWTVIWAFFATLTCYFGGLFVAILLRESKIRLVPFFRLIFILPYAVPSVVSMLVWRNLLNGTFGTINRTLMALHIIDTPIPWLGDPLLAKIVVILINLWAGFGYFMLLATGAMTAVSQDIFEAARIDGASRFQVLRHITLPLVLYQTMPLIIMSFTYNINNFGAIFFLTGGSPTVADSTITSAGGTDILVTWIYKLTITLLKYNYASVIAVLIFLVLAPFAIFNFRQTKAFKEGDL, from the coding sequence ATGCACAATCCTTTACCCTTAGATGGCACAGGAGAAAAAAAGGTAGTAAGAACGGCCGTTCTTTTTATGGGGCTTGCCCATCTTCTGTGGCTACGGGATACGGTGAAGGGGCTTCTTTTTGCGGCGGTGGAGATCTTTTACATTTTTATGATTCCCTCTATTGGGAAAAAACTAATAGACCTCGTTACGCTTGGAAGTCCTCAGCCTGAATTACCCATAAAAATGCGGGATAATTCTATCTTTATGTTGATCGATGGGATCCTTACCATCGTTGCGCTCATTGTATTTTTCAGTTTATACGTGATATCTGTTCGCAGCGCACGACAGGGATACCGGGAGTACTGTCGAAAAAAACGACCTATGAACATGGGAGAATCCTTTTCTAATATCTTGAGCAAGGCCTTCCCTGTCATAGGATTAACCCCCAGCTTTCTTCTTATTCTGGTACTCGTCGTGGTTCCCCTTATCTTCTCCGCCAGTGTGGCTTTTACCAACTATTCGGCTCCCGACAATATCCCGCCGAATAATACGGTCGATTGGGTTGGTCTTGCCAATTTTAAAACCCTGTTAGGAGGAGAGGCGTCCTGGACCAGCGGCTTTGTCCGGGTGGCCACATGGACGGTAATCTGGGCTTTTTTTGCGACCCTTACCTGTTATTTCGGCGGTCTTTTCGTGGCAATCCTTCTCCGGGAAAGTAAGATTCGCCTTGTTCCCTTTTTCCGCCTGATTTTTATTCTTCCCTATGCGGTTCCCTCGGTAGTAAGCATGCTCGTCTGGCGGAATCTGCTGAATGGGACCTTTGGAACTATTAATCGCACCTTGATGGCCCTCCATATCATAGACACCCCCATACCGTGGCTTGGAGACCCCCTCCTTGCTAAAATCGTGGTCATCCTTATCAATCTTTGGGCCGGTTTCGGCTATTTTATGCTCCTTGCAACCGGGGCCATGACCGCAGTTTCCCAGGATATTTTTGAAGCCGCCCGTATCGATGGGGCAAGTCGTTTTCAGGTGTTGCGACACATCACGCTTCCATTGGTATTATACCAGACTATGCCTCTTATCATTATGTCCTTTACCTACAATATCAACAATTTTGGAGCCATCTTCTTTCTTACTGGCGGTAGTCCTACCGTAGCAGATAGTACCATAACCAGTGCCGGAGGAACCGATATTCTGGTTACCTGGATATACAAACTTACCATCACCCTCTTAAAGTATAATTATGCTTCCGTAATAGCGGTATTGATATTCCTCGTACTGGCTCCCTTTGCAATCTTTAACTTCCGGCAAACCAAGGCTTTCAAGGAGGGCGACCTATGA
- a CDS encoding maltose ABC transporter substrate-binding protein translates to MNKRWLVILSALVALLSLLALSCQGKTGTAKGGKEVVLTVWESTNGPDKFIQQAGEAFTKKYPHIKIKYVNVELGDAAGQIALDGPAGVGPDVFAAPHDKLGELVSGGHVLPTKNPEEIKKKVLSSCATALTYNGTMYGYPVSAETYALFYNRAYIKDSEVPKTWEELVNFAKKFNPANPGKYAFIMDVGNAYYTIIFTTSGGNRLFGPNGNDTTATNINSEQSIKGMKFFQSLRSILNVPAADLTTSVADTAFSSGKAAMYITGLWNVVPFKNAGIDFGVAPLPALPGESTPPASFSGTRAMFVSAYSDHPEEAHLFASFLVSEEMQKLRFDITGAMPAIDVKVDSPYMAGFITQLNYAFPMPSIPQMGAYWEAMGNASKNIWDGADVKKELDACNAAILGK, encoded by the coding sequence ATGAATAAGCGATGGCTCGTAATTTTGAGTGCCCTAGTGGCCCTGCTTTCCCTACTGGCCCTTTCATGCCAGGGTAAAACAGGAACAGCAAAGGGTGGCAAAGAGGTGGTTCTTACCGTGTGGGAATCTACCAATGGTCCCGATAAATTCATTCAACAAGCGGGAGAGGCCTTTACCAAGAAATACCCCCACATCAAGATTAAATACGTGAACGTAGAACTGGGGGATGCGGCAGGCCAAATTGCCCTTGATGGACCTGCCGGCGTCGGTCCCGATGTGTTTGCGGCCCCCCACGACAAACTGGGCGAACTGGTTTCCGGCGGTCATGTACTTCCCACTAAAAATCCCGAGGAAATAAAGAAAAAGGTTCTGAGTTCCTGTGCTACGGCCCTTACGTATAATGGAACCATGTATGGCTACCCCGTTTCTGCCGAAACCTATGCACTCTTTTATAACCGGGCCTATATCAAAGACTCAGAGGTTCCCAAAACCTGGGAAGAACTTGTAAATTTTGCGAAGAAGTTTAACCCCGCCAATCCTGGTAAATATGCCTTTATCATGGATGTTGGGAATGCGTATTACACCATCATCTTTACCACCAGTGGGGGAAATCGCCTTTTCGGTCCCAACGGGAATGACACAACTGCTACTAATATTAACTCAGAACAATCTATCAAAGGGATGAAGTTTTTCCAGAGCCTCCGTTCTATTCTGAATGTTCCTGCGGCAGACCTTACTACCTCTGTGGCTGACACGGCATTTTCCTCCGGAAAGGCGGCCATGTACATTACTGGCCTATGGAACGTGGTTCCCTTTAAAAATGCAGGCATTGATTTCGGAGTAGCCCCCCTTCCGGCCCTCCCGGGCGAAAGCACTCCGCCGGCATCCTTCTCAGGAACCCGGGCTATGTTCGTTTCCGCCTATTCGGACCACCCAGAAGAAGCTCATCTCTTTGCTTCCTTCCTTGTTTCCGAAGAAATGCAGAAACTCCGGTTTGATATTACCGGCGCCATGCCTGCCATCGACGTAAAGGTCGATAGCCCTTACATGGCGGGCTTTATTACCCAGCTTAATTATGCCTTCCCCATGCCTTCAATTCCTCAAATGGGGGCGTACTGGGAAGCCATGGGAAATGCAAGCAAAAACATCTGGGATGGGGCGGATGTAAAAAAGGAACTGGATGCCTGTAATGCGGCGATCCTGGGGAAATAG
- a CDS encoding LacI family DNA-binding transcriptional regulator, which translates to MSEGSLLDNGSLSSQELSPSTSVKNIEDIARALGVSKSTVSRAISGKGRISPETRERIRSFIEQQGFQINRIAKGLAEARTYNIAVTMPSDTEVQEIPFFQTCLHAIAETLSRSEYDTVVAVTTEHDIASLKRLIRYRKVDGVIHTRPLTTDRSIEFLKEQSLPFVVIGSVADLSVVQVDSDHREACKNATLHLLRQDFSRQVLLAGNPHHQVNKDRYEGYRLALTEGGIKEVKEFFQVPTDLRQLPLQEGYPLVFWNATSKTVLEELIHHILPQGPQCIIGMDDVITAKALHILHRYKVRIPDDVAVVSFHDSTTMEQHLPPISAVHVEIQKLGSLAATLLIDMLEGRKIDAIHRLKADFVIRDSSRAVQKDSTVAMQPSNIGFFKGGLS; encoded by the coding sequence ATGTCAGAAGGTTCCTTGTTAGACAATGGCTCACTATCGTCTCAGGAATTATCTCCTTCCACCTCTGTAAAAAATATCGAAGATATTGCCCGAGCTCTTGGAGTGTCTAAATCTACCGTTTCCCGGGCAATTTCCGGGAAAGGCCGTATCAGCCCTGAAACCCGAGAACGAATCCGTTCCTTTATTGAACAACAGGGATTCCAGATAAATCGTATTGCCAAAGGACTAGCAGAGGCCCGTACGTACAACATTGCGGTAACTATGCCGAGCGATACCGAAGTCCAGGAAATCCCATTTTTTCAGACCTGCCTTCATGCCATTGCGGAAACCCTTTCTCGTTCAGAATACGATACGGTCGTAGCGGTGACCACGGAGCACGACATTGCCTCTCTTAAACGCCTTATTCGTTATCGTAAAGTGGATGGGGTCATTCATACTCGGCCCCTTACCACGGATCGAAGCATCGAGTTTCTAAAAGAACAATCCCTTCCTTTTGTGGTGATTGGTAGTGTGGCAGACCTTTCCGTGGTTCAGGTCGATTCAGACCATCGAGAAGCATGCAAAAATGCAACCCTCCATCTTCTGCGGCAGGATTTTTCTCGGCAGGTCCTTCTGGCGGGTAATCCCCATCATCAGGTAAACAAGGATCGATACGAAGGATATCGCCTAGCCCTCACCGAAGGAGGTATCAAAGAAGTAAAAGAATTTTTTCAAGTGCCCACAGATCTCCGACAACTACCATTACAGGAAGGTTACCCCCTTGTTTTCTGGAATGCCACAAGTAAAACTGTTCTGGAAGAATTGATACACCACATTCTCCCCCAAGGACCCCAGTGTATCATCGGAATGGATGACGTTATCACCGCTAAGGCTCTGCATATTCTGCATCGCTATAAAGTTCGCATCCCCGATGATGTTGCGGTGGTTTCTTTTCATGATAGTACAACCATGGAACAGCATCTTCCACCTATTTCCGCAGTTCATGTGGAAATTCAGAAGCTTGGGAGTCTTGCAGCCACACTTCTTATCGATATGCTTGAAGGAAGGAAGATTGATGCTATTCACAGGTTAAAAGCGGATTTTGTGATACGGGATTCTTCGAGGGCAGTACAAAAGGATTCGACGGTTGCGATGCAACCGAGCAATATAGGATTTTTCAAAGGAGGCTTATCATGA